From one Microbacterium aurum genomic stretch:
- a CDS encoding TlpA family protein disulfide reductase, protein MIRRRVLAAMTLVAALLLAGCTSSDSLAQQYRDGSEKGYIAGDFQIVEIPDADRGEPVVFEGVTETGETVSSDDYRGGVLVVNFWYAACGPCIVEAPMLEEVWQEYQDQGVAFLGVNTYDQPATALSFARDNNVTYPSVIDVNDGRVKLAFAQVTPIQATPTTLVIDQEGRVAARIIGQLASASILSTLVADTLAEDTS, encoded by the coding sequence ATGATCCGCCGCCGCGTCCTTGCCGCCATGACGCTGGTCGCGGCGCTGCTGCTGGCCGGGTGCACGTCCAGCGACTCGCTCGCGCAGCAGTACCGGGACGGAAGCGAGAAGGGCTACATCGCCGGTGACTTCCAGATCGTCGAGATCCCGGATGCCGACCGCGGGGAGCCGGTGGTGTTCGAGGGCGTCACCGAGACCGGGGAGACGGTGTCCAGTGACGACTACCGCGGCGGGGTGCTGGTGGTGAACTTCTGGTACGCCGCGTGCGGGCCGTGCATCGTCGAAGCCCCGATGCTCGAGGAGGTCTGGCAGGAGTATCAGGACCAGGGCGTCGCGTTCCTCGGGGTGAACACCTACGACCAGCCAGCCACCGCACTGTCGTTCGCCCGTGACAACAACGTCACCTACCCGAGCGTGATCGACGTGAACGACGGACGGGTCAAGCTCGCGTTCGCGCAGGTCACTCCGATCCAGGCCACCCCCACCACCTTGGTCATCGACCAGGAGGGGCGGGTCGCGGCGCGGATCATCGGGCAGTTGGCCAGCGCGTCGATCCTGTCCACCCTGGTCGCCGACACCCTCGCCGAGGACACCTCATGA
- a CDS encoding DUF6804 family protein, with amino-acid sequence MMAKQRTSSVYQRNAFAPGLLAAAVLFLAPVLMGGDWFTVVLFVAAIFAVIVGWFAIQARQWWWLPVFVVIAVIWNPVFPFPFTGPVWTAAQPVAAVVFLVAGALIKVKRA; translated from the coding sequence ATGATGGCGAAGCAGCGGACCTCGTCCGTATACCAGCGCAACGCGTTCGCGCCGGGGCTGCTCGCGGCGGCGGTGTTGTTCCTCGCGCCGGTACTGATGGGCGGGGACTGGTTCACCGTTGTGCTGTTCGTCGCCGCGATCTTCGCGGTCATCGTGGGGTGGTTCGCGATCCAGGCGCGGCAGTGGTGGTGGTTGCCTGTGTTCGTCGTGATCGCCGTGATTTGGAACCCGGTGTTCCCGTTCCCGTTCACCGGCCCGGTGTGGACTGCGGCGCAGCCGGTCGCCGCGGTCGTGTTCCTGGTCGCCGGCGCCCTGATCAAGGTCAAGCGCGCATGA
- a CDS encoding signal peptidase II, translating to MVREQTRRFAVACLAAAVVVLVDQATKAAALGGLSQEERIPLLGDLLGLQLAFNPGAILSLGAGVTGLLTLLGVGAVVLLVVAAARARTGWWAMGIGLILGGAIGNLIDRLFSPPGFGVGHVTDFLAYGNLFIGNLADVALGAGVIVLGLSLWTRHRRSRVSADSAAPATGSVVSGS from the coding sequence ATGGTTCGTGAGCAGACCCGGCGGTTCGCGGTCGCGTGCCTGGCCGCCGCTGTGGTGGTCCTGGTCGACCAGGCGACGAAGGCGGCCGCACTGGGAGGGTTGAGTCAGGAGGAGCGGATCCCGCTGCTGGGGGATCTGCTCGGGCTGCAGCTCGCGTTCAACCCCGGCGCGATCCTCTCCCTCGGAGCCGGGGTCACCGGGCTGCTCACTCTCCTCGGGGTCGGTGCCGTGGTGCTGCTGGTCGTCGCCGCCGCGCGGGCGCGGACCGGATGGTGGGCGATGGGGATCGGCCTGATCCTCGGGGGCGCGATCGGGAACCTGATCGACCGGCTGTTCTCCCCCCCTGGGTTCGGGGTCGGGCACGTCACCGACTTCCTCGCCTACGGGAACCTGTTCATCGGCAACCTCGCCGACGTCGCCCTCGGTGCCGGCGTCATCGTCCTCGGCCTGAGCCTGTGGACCCGACACCGCCGCTCCCGCGTCAGCGCGGACAGCGCGGCGCCTGCGACGGGCTCCGTGGTGAGCGGGTCATGA